A window of Suncus etruscus isolate mSunEtr1 chromosome 4, mSunEtr1.pri.cur, whole genome shotgun sequence contains these coding sequences:
- the RWDD2A gene encoding RWD domain-containing protein 2A — protein MAASVKECLQLQLLEMEMLFSMFPNEGEVKLEDVNALSIIKQYLEGTRKALPPKIEFVITLSIEEPKVKIDLQVTMPHSYPDVALQLFGRSSELDRQQQLLLNKSLTSYIGTFDPGELCVCAAIQWLRDNSASYFLNKRLVYEPFTQAKPIKNTFLRMWIYSHHIYQQDLRKKILDIGKRLDVTGFCMTGKPGIICVEGFKNHCEEFWHAIRYPNWKHISCKHTESIETEGNGDDLRLFHAFEELLFEAHGDYGLRNDYHMNLGQFLEFLRKHKSEHVFQILFGIESKS, from the exons ATGGCTGCTTCAGTGAAAGAATGCCTTCAGCTTCAGCTACTAGAAATGGAAATGCTATTTTCTATGTTTCCTAATGAAGGAGAAGTAAAACTTGAAGATGTAAATGCCCTGTCGATTATAAAGCAATATCTGGAAGGCACCAGGAAGGCACTACCACCAAAAATTGAATTTGTGATTACTCTGTCGATTGAGGAGCCCAAG GTGAAAATTGATTTGCAAGTGACCATGCCTCACAGCTACCCTGATGTAGCACTGCAACTGTTTGGGCGCTCTTCTGAGCTTGACAGACAACAGCAGCTACTTCTCAACAAAAGTCTTACTTCTTACATAGGAACTTTTGATCCAGGTGAGCTGTGTGTGTGCGCAGCAATCCAGTGGTTGCGGGATAATAGtgcctcttatttcttgaacaaAAGGCTAGTTTATGAACCATTCACGCAAGCAAAGCCAATCAAGAACACCTTCCTCCGAATGTGGATCTACAGTCACCATATATATCAGCAGGACTTAAGGAAAAAGATCTTGGACATTGGGAAAAGGTTAGATGTGACTGGATTTTGCATGACAGGAAAGCCTGGTATAATCTGTGTGGAGGGTTTCAAAAATCATTGTGAAGAGTTTTGGCATGCAATTAGGTATCCCAATTGGAAGCACATTTCATGTAAGCATACTGAAAGTATAGAAACGGAAGGAAATGGGGACGATCTGCGCCTCTTCCATGCTTTTGAAGAATTACTCTTTGAGGCCCATGGAGACTATGGATTGAGGAATGACTATCACATGAATCTGGGCCAGTTCTTAGAGTTTCTGAGAAAACACAAGAGTGAGCATGTTTTCCAGATATTATTTGGTATTGAAAGCAAAAGTTAA